Proteins from a single region of Hermetia illucens chromosome 3, iHerIll2.2.curated.20191125, whole genome shotgun sequence:
- the LOC119652012 gene encoding uncharacterized protein LOC119652012, whose translation MNIFTSRSNFGLILVLAGCGLLIVADHKNMLRICKIECVVGDLARPYIANESCSIKALSRYRTAINVEGYLLKPFDDILVNMRIFKKNSVTYLPYMVNVTTNVCKFLSGGSVGAAGFYTRFMIGWINKYSNINHSCPYSGYTWAKNLEPFADKIPVFAPTGDYRLELHFYESSLNNWLGVIRGYGTIKLRPFSK comes from the exons atgaatatttttacgAGTAGAAGCAATTTCGGACTAATATTGGTCTTAGCTGGGTGTGGCCTATTGATTGTCGCCGAT CATAAAAatatgctgagaatatgcaaGATAGAATGTGTTGTCGGTGATCTGGCTCGTCCTTATATTGCGAATGAAAGTTGCTCAATTAAAGCTTTAAGTCGATATCGGACTGCTATAAATGTTGAAGGTTATCTGTTAAAGCCATTTGACGACATCTTG GTAAATATGCGAATTTTCAAGAAGAACAGTGTTACATATTTACCATACATGGTCAATGTAACTACCAATGTTTGTAAGTTTTTGAGTGGCGGTAGTGTTGGTGCTGCTGGATTTTATACCCGTTTTATGATAGGCTGGATTAATAAATATTCTAATATAAACCATAGCTGCCCATATTCG GGCTACACATGGGCAAAgaatttggaaccatttgcggATAAGATTCCAGTATTTGCTCCCACAGGAGATTATCGATTAGAACTGCATTTTTATGAGAGTTCTTTAAACAACTGGTTAGGTGTCATTCGCGGGTATGGTACGATTaaactgagacctttcagtaaataa